The Ensifer adhaerens genome contains a region encoding:
- a CDS encoding DMT family transporter has translation MAKTNLSLELLLLLALATLWGASYTFIKIGIETIPPVTLIAARTLIAGALLLAVLRWRGLSLPRDAATWRRFLFQACLNSVVPFTLIAWAEQTIDAGIASILNATTPIFAFLMTALITRHEAVTARKLVGIVAGMTGISLIIGMEAFGGLGEQLLPQLAVVLATVCYAGAAIFGRGFKGLDPMMPAAGSLIAGAALLIPVSLVVDRPWTLAPSTESLLALLGLAVFSTALAFAIYFRLIQTLGSVGATAQAYLRVPIGVAIGALFLGERLSDTAWIGLGCVIVGVAAMTIPARRRGDAIADRG, from the coding sequence ATGGCCAAGACCAACCTTTCTCTCGAACTCCTGCTGCTTCTTGCGCTCGCAACGCTCTGGGGCGCCTCCTACACCTTCATCAAGATCGGCATCGAGACCATTCCGCCGGTCACGCTGATCGCCGCCCGCACCCTGATTGCCGGCGCGCTTCTTCTTGCCGTTCTGCGCTGGCGTGGTCTCAGCCTGCCGCGTGACGCGGCGACTTGGCGGCGCTTCCTGTTCCAGGCCTGCCTCAACAGCGTTGTGCCCTTCACGCTGATCGCCTGGGCCGAGCAGACGATCGATGCCGGCATCGCCTCGATCCTCAATGCGACGACACCGATCTTCGCCTTCCTGATGACGGCGCTGATCACCCGCCACGAAGCGGTCACGGCCCGCAAGCTCGTTGGCATCGTCGCCGGCATGACCGGCATCAGCCTGATCATCGGCATGGAGGCCTTCGGCGGCCTCGGGGAACAGTTGCTGCCACAGTTGGCCGTGGTGCTCGCCACCGTCTGCTACGCGGGCGCCGCCATCTTCGGTCGCGGCTTCAAGGGACTCGACCCGATGATGCCCGCCGCCGGCTCGTTGATCGCAGGTGCTGCCCTGCTGATCCCGGTAAGCCTCGTCGTCGACAGGCCCTGGACGCTTGCGCCGTCGACGGAGTCGCTGCTGGCACTGCTCGGCCTCGCCGTCTTCTCGACCGCCCTTGCCTTTGCCATCTACTTCCGGCTGATCCAGACACTGGGCTCGGTCGGCGCCACGGCACAGGCCTATCTGCGCGTGCCGATCGGCGTTGCCATCGGCGCGCTCTTCCTCGGCGAACGGCTGTCGGACACCGCCTGGATCGGCCTTGGCTGCGTCATCGTCGGGGTCGCGGCCATGACCATTCCGGCGCGGCGACGCGGCGACGCGATCGCCGACCGCGGCTGA
- a CDS encoding metal ABC transporter substrate-binding protein, which yields MIDQTRRAILAAMTAVAAIALVPGAAYAQEKFKAVTTFTVIADMAKNVAGDAAIVESITKPGAEIHNYQPTPRDILKAHDAKLILWNGLNLERWFEKFFQNFDDVPGVVVSTGIDPMGIAEGPYTGKPNPHAWMSPSAALIYVDNIRDAFVKYDPDNAETYKANAEAYKQKIEATIAPIRAEIAKIPEDKRWLVSSEGAFSYLIRDFGMKELYLWPINADQQGTPQQVRKVIDAVRANHIPVVFSESTISPDPAEQVARETGAKYGGVLYVDSLSEADGPVPTYVDLLRVTSETIAKGLAQ from the coding sequence ATGATCGATCAGACGAGGCGCGCGATCCTGGCGGCAATGACGGCCGTCGCAGCCATTGCGCTCGTTCCAGGCGCCGCTTACGCGCAGGAGAAATTCAAGGCAGTGACGACTTTTACGGTCATTGCCGACATGGCAAAGAACGTCGCGGGCGACGCGGCCATCGTCGAATCGATCACCAAGCCGGGCGCCGAGATCCACAACTACCAGCCGACGCCGCGCGATATCCTGAAGGCGCATGACGCCAAGCTGATCCTCTGGAATGGCCTGAACCTGGAGCGCTGGTTCGAGAAATTCTTCCAGAACTTCGACGATGTTCCCGGTGTCGTCGTCTCGACCGGCATCGACCCCATGGGCATTGCCGAGGGCCCCTATACCGGCAAGCCCAATCCGCATGCCTGGATGTCGCCATCGGCCGCGTTGATCTATGTCGACAACATCCGCGACGCCTTCGTGAAGTATGACCCTGATAATGCCGAGACCTACAAGGCCAATGCCGAGGCCTATAAGCAGAAGATCGAGGCGACCATTGCACCGATCCGCGCCGAGATCGCCAAGATCCCCGAGGACAAGCGCTGGCTGGTCTCGAGCGAAGGCGCCTTCAGCTACCTGATCCGCGATTTCGGAATGAAGGAACTCTATCTCTGGCCGATCAACGCCGACCAGCAGGGTACCCCGCAGCAGGTCCGCAAGGTGATCGACGCCGTCCGGGCGAACCATATCCCGGTCGTCTTCTCCGAAAGCACGATTTCGCCGGACCCGGCAGAACAAGTGGCGCGCGAGACCGGTGCAAAATACGGCGGTGTGCTCTACGTTGATTCCTTGAGCGAAGCGGACGGCCCGGTTCCGACCTATGTCGACCTGCTGCGCGTCACATCGGAAACCATCGCCAAGGGTCTTGCACAATGA
- a CDS encoding nucleobase:cation symporter-2 family protein, with translation MSDVSSIHPVDEMLPVGRLATLGLQHVLVMYGGAVAVPLIVGRALQLSPQDVAFLISADLFVCGLVTIIQSLGLGRSIGIRLPVMMGVTFASVGPMVSMAAMTPGQEGARMIFGAIIGAGLVALLLAPVMGRLLRFFPPVVTGTIILVIGVSLMRVGVNWIFGNPFGPTAPKLVDPSHAEWLAELKKAAATGGPAVPDGLVLGASVPNPLYAEPSHIALAGFVLLSILVIARFGRGLISNIAVLTGVVVGCVVAAALGMMHFDRVADAGWFAVVTPLRFGMPIFDPVLIATMSLVMIVVMIESTGMFLALGEITNREVSRQQLTAGLRVDGLGTMIGGLFNTFPYTSFSQNVGLVGVTGVKSRYVCVMGGVIMIALGLIPKMGALVEAVPTFVLGGAGLVMFGMVAATGVRILSTVDFKSSRNNLFVVAVSVGFGLIPLIAPNFLIWLPHAIHPIIESGIVLASISAVVLNAFFNGLSFESTASVNAAKLADSH, from the coding sequence ATGAGCGACGTTTCCAGCATACACCCGGTGGACGAGATGCTGCCCGTGGGCAGACTTGCGACCCTCGGGTTGCAGCATGTCCTTGTCATGTATGGCGGCGCCGTCGCGGTGCCCCTGATCGTCGGCCGCGCCTTGCAGCTCAGCCCCCAGGACGTCGCTTTCCTGATTTCCGCCGATCTTTTCGTTTGCGGCCTCGTCACCATCATCCAGTCGCTTGGCCTCGGCCGCAGCATCGGCATCCGGCTTCCGGTCATGATGGGCGTTACTTTCGCCTCAGTCGGCCCGATGGTCTCGATGGCGGCGATGACACCCGGGCAAGAGGGTGCCCGGATGATCTTCGGCGCCATCATCGGCGCCGGCCTCGTCGCGCTCCTGCTCGCGCCGGTCATGGGCCGGCTTCTGAGGTTCTTCCCCCCCGTCGTCACCGGCACGATCATTCTCGTCATCGGCGTTTCGCTGATGCGCGTCGGCGTGAACTGGATCTTCGGCAATCCCTTCGGTCCGACCGCACCCAAGCTCGTCGATCCGAGCCATGCGGAATGGCTGGCGGAGCTCAAGAAGGCCGCGGCCACCGGAGGCCCGGCGGTACCGGACGGCCTGGTGCTTGGCGCCAGCGTGCCGAACCCGCTTTACGCCGAGCCGAGCCACATCGCGCTGGCCGGCTTCGTGCTCCTCTCCATTCTCGTGATCGCCCGCTTCGGCCGCGGACTGATCAGCAACATCGCGGTGCTGACCGGCGTCGTCGTCGGCTGCGTCGTCGCCGCAGCACTCGGCATGATGCATTTCGACCGGGTGGCCGATGCCGGCTGGTTTGCCGTGGTCACGCCGCTGCGCTTCGGCATGCCGATCTTCGATCCGGTGCTGATCGCCACCATGTCGCTGGTGATGATCGTCGTGATGATCGAATCGACCGGCATGTTCCTGGCACTCGGCGAAATCACCAATCGCGAAGTCTCGCGGCAGCAGTTGACGGCGGGGCTCAGGGTCGATGGCCTCGGCACCATGATCGGCGGCCTGTTCAACACCTTCCCCTACACGAGCTTCTCGCAGAATGTCGGGCTTGTCGGCGTCACCGGCGTCAAGAGCCGCTACGTCTGCGTGATGGGGGGCGTCATCATGATCGCGCTCGGCCTCATCCCGAAGATGGGCGCACTGGTCGAAGCGGTTCCGACCTTCGTGCTCGGCGGCGCCGGCCTGGTGATGTTCGGCATGGTCGCTGCGACCGGCGTGCGCATCCTGTCGACCGTCGATTTCAAGTCGTCGCGCAACAACCTGTTCGTGGTCGCCGTCTCGGTCGGCTTCGGCCTGATCCCGCTGATCGCGCCGAACTTCCTGATCTGGCTGCCGCATGCGATCCACCCGATCATCGAGTCCGGCATCGTGCTTGCCTCGATCTCGGCCGTCGTGCTCAACGCCTTCTTCAATGGCCTCAGCTTCGAAAGCACAGCCAGCGTCAACGCGGCCAAGCTCGCCGACAGCCATTGA
- a CDS encoding manganese/iron ABC transporter ATP-binding protein — MNLQVKTRSGPAPSSGEQGSGIRVAGATVTYRNGLRALRDASFEIPTGTITALVGVNGSGKSTLFKAIMGFARLSRGEIAILGLSVPDALKKNLVAYVPQAEEVDWNFPVLVEDVVMMGRYGHMNMLRIPKKVDHEAVEAALARVGMSDYRKRQIGELSGGQKKRVFLARALAQDGKVILLDEPFTGVDVKTEDAIIRLLIGLRDEGRVMLVSTHNLGSVPEFCDRTVLLKNTVLAYGPTETTFTRENLELAFGGVLRHFVLGGDSLHDDADPRQLAVITDDERPLVMYGDKDRMVAQPAKPETNGEQNGK, encoded by the coding sequence ATGAACCTTCAGGTGAAGACGCGCTCCGGGCCAGCACCTTCTTCCGGTGAGCAAGGAAGCGGCATCCGCGTCGCGGGTGCCACCGTCACCTACCGCAACGGCCTGCGGGCGCTGCGTGACGCCAGCTTCGAGATCCCGACCGGCACGATCACTGCGCTCGTCGGCGTCAACGGCAGCGGCAAGTCGACGCTGTTCAAGGCGATCATGGGCTTTGCCCGCCTGTCGCGCGGCGAGATCGCGATCCTCGGTCTTTCCGTGCCGGACGCGCTGAAGAAAAACCTCGTCGCCTATGTGCCGCAGGCCGAAGAAGTCGACTGGAACTTCCCGGTGCTGGTCGAGGACGTGGTCATGATGGGCCGTTACGGCCACATGAACATGTTGCGCATCCCGAAGAAAGTCGATCACGAAGCGGTCGAGGCAGCCCTTGCCCGCGTCGGCATGAGCGACTACCGCAAGCGCCAGATCGGCGAACTCTCCGGCGGCCAGAAGAAGCGCGTCTTCCTCGCACGCGCCCTTGCCCAGGACGGCAAGGTCATCCTGCTCGACGAACCCTTCACCGGCGTCGACGTCAAGACCGAGGACGCGATCATTCGGCTTTTGATCGGCCTTCGCGACGAGGGCCGGGTCATGCTGGTCTCGACCCACAATCTCGGCAGCGTACCGGAATTCTGCGACCGCACCGTGCTTCTGAAGAACACCGTGCTCGCCTATGGCCCGACCGAGACGACCTTCACCCGCGAGAACCTCGAGCTCGCCTTCGGCGGCGTGCTGCGGCACTTCGTGCTCGGCGGCGATAGCCTGCACGACGACGCCGATCCCCGCCAGCTTGCCGTCATCACCGACGACGAGCGTCCGCTCGTCATGTATGGCGACAAGGACCGCATGGTAGCGCAGCCGGCAAAGCCCGAGACCAACGGGGAACAGAACGGCAAATGA
- a CDS encoding Fur family transcriptional regulator encodes MKQNKNRVEELEGVLRDGGVRVTRQRAAILKILATAEDHPDANELHRRAKEIDATVSLSTVYRTLSALEQQGVVQRHAFESATARFETADAPHHDHLIDIDTGAVIEFRSDKIEQLQAEIAAELGYDLVRHRLELYCRKRKD; translated from the coding sequence ATGAAACAGAACAAGAATCGTGTCGAAGAACTGGAAGGCGTGTTGAGGGATGGCGGCGTGCGCGTGACGCGCCAGCGTGCCGCTATTCTGAAGATCCTCGCCACCGCCGAAGACCATCCGGATGCAAACGAACTGCATCGCCGGGCGAAGGAAATTGACGCCACCGTCTCGCTATCGACCGTCTACCGGACGTTGTCTGCGCTTGAGCAACAGGGCGTGGTGCAGCGCCATGCCTTTGAGAGTGCGACCGCTCGCTTCGAGACCGCCGACGCGCCGCATCACGATCATCTGATCGACATCGACACCGGTGCGGTGATCGAGTTCCGCTCCGACAAGATCGAGCAGCTTCAGGCGGAAATCGCCGCCGAACTCGGCTATGACCTCGTACGTCACCGGCTGGAACTCTACTGCCGCAAGCGCAAGGACTGA
- a CDS encoding ABC transporter substrate-binding protein, with protein sequence MRRHLLTTTAAMLLAFTGSAFAGMDEAKKFLDSEIGDMSSLDRAGQEAEMQWFVDAAKPFAGMEIKVVSETITTHEYESKTLAKAFSDITGIKITHDLIGEGDVVEKLQTQMQSGENVYDAYINDSDLIGTHWRYQQARSLTDFMANEGKDVTNPNLDIDDFIGKSFTTAPDGKLYQLPDQQFANLYWFRYDWFNDEKNKADFKAKYGYDLGVPVNWSAYEDIAEFFTGREVDGKKVYGHMDYGKKDPSLGWRFTDAWLSMAGNGDKGIPNGKPVDEWGIKVDENSRPVGSCVARGGDTNGPAAVYSIQKYLDWMKAYAPAAAQGMTFSESGPVPSQGEVAQQMFTYTAFTADFVKPGLPVVNEDGTPKWRFAPSPHGVYWKDGMKLGYQDAGSWTLLKSTPDDRAKAAWLYAQFVTSKTVDVKKSHVGLTFIRQSTLDHKSFTDRAPKLGGLIEFYRSPARLQWSPTGTNVPDYPKLAQLWWQAIGDASSGAKTAQEAMDSLCAEQEKVLSRLERSGVQGDIGPKLAEEHDLEYWNKDAVSKGNLAPQLKIENEKEKPQTVNYDDLVKSWQK encoded by the coding sequence ATGCGACGGCATCTTTTGACTACGACGGCAGCTATGCTGCTGGCTTTCACCGGCAGCGCTTTTGCCGGCATGGACGAAGCCAAGAAATTCCTCGACAGCGAGATCGGCGACATGTCCTCGCTCGACCGCGCCGGCCAGGAAGCCGAAATGCAGTGGTTCGTCGATGCGGCGAAACCCTTTGCCGGCATGGAAATCAAGGTCGTTTCCGAAACGATCACCACTCATGAATACGAATCGAAGACCCTGGCCAAGGCCTTCTCCGACATCACCGGCATCAAGATCACCCACGACCTGATCGGCGAAGGCGACGTCGTCGAAAAGCTGCAGACTCAGATGCAGTCGGGCGAAAACGTTTATGACGCCTACATCAACGACTCGGATCTGATCGGTACCCATTGGCGCTACCAGCAGGCCCGCAGCCTGACCGACTTCATGGCCAATGAAGGCAAGGACGTCACCAACCCGAACCTCGACATCGACGACTTCATCGGCAAGTCCTTCACGACAGCACCGGACGGCAAGCTCTACCAGCTTCCCGACCAGCAGTTCGCGAACCTCTACTGGTTCCGCTACGACTGGTTCAACGACGAGAAGAACAAGGCGGACTTCAAGGCGAAGTACGGCTACGACCTCGGCGTTCCGGTCAACTGGTCGGCCTATGAGGATATCGCCGAGTTCTTCACCGGTCGCGAAGTCGATGGCAAGAAAGTCTATGGCCACATGGACTACGGCAAGAAGGACCCGTCGCTCGGCTGGCGCTTCACCGACGCCTGGCTGTCGATGGCCGGCAACGGCGACAAGGGCATCCCGAACGGCAAGCCGGTCGACGAGTGGGGCATCAAGGTCGACGAAAACTCGCGCCCGGTCGGCTCCTGCGTTGCCCGCGGTGGCGACACCAACGGCCCGGCCGCTGTCTACTCCATCCAGAAGTATCTCGACTGGATGAAGGCCTACGCACCGGCAGCTGCGCAGGGCATGACCTTCTCGGAATCCGGCCCGGTTCCGTCGCAGGGCGAAGTCGCCCAGCAGATGTTCACCTACACGGCGTTCACCGCCGACTTCGTCAAGCCGGGCCTGCCCGTCGTCAACGAGGACGGCACGCCGAAGTGGCGTTTTGCTCCGAGCCCGCATGGTGTCTACTGGAAGGACGGCATGAAGCTCGGTTACCAGGACGCCGGTTCCTGGACGCTGCTGAAGTCCACGCCTGACGACCGCGCCAAGGCCGCCTGGCTCTATGCGCAGTTCGTCACCTCGAAGACCGTCGACGTGAAGAAGAGCCATGTCGGCCTCACCTTCATCCGCCAGTCGACGCTCGACCACAAGAGCTTCACGGACCGCGCTCCGAAGCTCGGCGGTCTGATCGAGTTCTACCGTTCGCCGGCCCGCCTGCAGTGGTCGCCGACCGGCACGAACGTTCCTGACTATCCGAAGCTGGCTCAGCTTTGGTGGCAGGCGATCGGCGATGCATCCTCGGGTGCCAAGACCGCTCAGGAAGCCATGGACTCGCTGTGCGCCGAGCAGGAGAAGGTTCTCTCCCGTCTCGAACGCTCGGGCGTTCAGGGCGACATCGGTCCGAAGCTCGCCGAAGAGCACGATCTCGAGTACTGGAACAAGGATGCCGTTTCCAAGGGCAACCTCGCTCCGCAGCTGAAGATCGAGAACGAGAAGGAAAAGCCGCAGACCGTCAACTACGACGATCTGGTCAAGAGCTGGCAGAAGTAA